Proteins encoded by one window of Akkermansia muciniphila ATCC BAA-835:
- a CDS encoding IdeS/Mac family cysteine endopeptidase (This family includes IgM or IgG-cleaving cysteine proteases.) encodes MLRTLSLFFLFALVPVQAAIYFAHNVSEDSGFINTKKYWNGDSDLCWAATASNMLQWWQNNSSGIPAFVPNGQNESGRTEIYDVFCNNWANTGKGIEIGLRWYLGGKPLNPNNYLYDFKETITEPQNTGRYWEGYITSLGLSSSTWEGDCPFISSKYFTQSDFPLQFGTDLVSFFQNGGVVGLSIAPASGPGHAITCWGIEVDDTTGMAKSLYVTDSDNGQGLEKRDVYYHETDGTLHLGSENGPRINAYDALMLPFYNVPEPSTAVLTTLAAGTAFCRRRRRRS; translated from the coding sequence ATGTTGCGCACCCTTTCCCTCTTTTTCCTTTTCGCTCTGGTTCCTGTCCAAGCCGCCATTTATTTTGCCCATAATGTTTCCGAAGATTCGGGGTTCATAAATACCAAAAAATACTGGAACGGAGATTCCGATTTATGCTGGGCGGCCACAGCCAGCAATATGCTGCAATGGTGGCAGAATAATTCCTCCGGCATTCCGGCTTTCGTTCCCAACGGCCAGAATGAAAGCGGAAGAACGGAAATTTACGATGTGTTTTGCAATAATTGGGCCAATACCGGGAAAGGCATAGAAATAGGCCTGCGGTGGTATCTGGGAGGGAAACCCCTCAATCCCAACAACTATTTATACGATTTTAAGGAAACCATCACTGAACCGCAGAATACTGGCCGATACTGGGAGGGATATATCACATCTCTGGGATTGTCCTCTTCCACCTGGGAAGGCGACTGCCCTTTCATCAGCAGCAAATACTTCACGCAAAGCGATTTTCCCCTCCAGTTCGGTACAGACCTCGTCTCATTTTTCCAGAATGGCGGCGTAGTGGGCCTTTCCATTGCTCCTGCATCAGGTCCGGGTCATGCCATTACCTGCTGGGGAATTGAGGTTGACGACACTACCGGCATGGCCAAATCCCTGTACGTCACAGACTCCGACAACGGACAAGGTCTGGAAAAACGGGACGTTTATTATCATGAAACGGATGGAACCCTGCACTTGGGGAGCGAGAACGGCCCTCGAATCAACGCATACGACGCCCTGATGCTGCCCTTTTATAATGTTCCGGAACCTTCCACGGCAGTTCTCACCACCCTCGCGGCGGGAACTGCCTTTTGCCGCCGCAGGCGCCGACGCTCTTAA
- a CDS encoding trimeric intracellular cation channel family protein has product MSTIIGALAGSIASSRVKMDLFGVIVCGTLAALGGGTVRDILLDIPVYWTLPSGEIFVLASVVTSLATFYVAQKYPPPMGTIRVADAIVLALFGMIGTEKSYLHGYTPTVSVMMGICTGVAGGLLRDVLTGNVPYVFRPGELYATAALLGGVAYAVLYYAGIDSSSCFVTGFMVTLSVRLAAIRWNWNLPSYIPLFTSDTDSPPEEPET; this is encoded by the coding sequence ATGAGCACGATTATTGGAGCCCTGGCGGGTTCCATCGCTTCCTCGCGGGTGAAAATGGATTTGTTCGGCGTGATTGTCTGCGGCACCCTGGCTGCGCTGGGCGGCGGAACCGTGCGCGACATCCTGCTGGACATACCGGTGTACTGGACGCTCCCCTCCGGGGAAATTTTTGTCCTGGCCTCCGTCGTCACCAGTCTGGCAACCTTTTATGTGGCCCAGAAATATCCGCCTCCCATGGGCACTATCCGCGTGGCGGATGCTATCGTTCTGGCCCTTTTCGGCATGATCGGCACGGAAAAATCCTATCTCCACGGCTATACGCCTACTGTTTCCGTGATGATGGGCATTTGTACCGGCGTGGCGGGCGGCCTGCTGCGCGACGTGCTTACCGGCAACGTTCCCTACGTGTTCCGTCCCGGAGAACTATACGCCACCGCGGCCCTGCTGGGAGGCGTGGCGTACGCGGTGCTTTACTATGCCGGAATTGATTCTTCCTCCTGCTTTGTGACGGGCTTCATGGTCACGCTTTCCGTACGCCTGGCGGCCATCCGCTGGAACTGGAACCTGCCTTCCTACATTCCGTTATTCACCTCAGATACCGATTCGCCTCCTGAAGAGCCGGAAACTTGA
- the mnmE gene encoding tRNA uridine-5-carboxymethylaminomethyl(34) synthesis GTPase MnmE → MTDPERTIAAQATAAGQGAIAVIRMSGPGCMDILKQCTPAAFTERLRPRRATLVCIRDAEGAAIDQALVTWFPAPASYTGEDTAEISCHGGMLVTDRLLKRLYQCGASPAEPGEFTKRAFLNGRMDLTQAEAVMDVISAGSDLALKAAQSQLDGGIGAQVDELKDNLVHVLAHIEAYIDFPDEDISPDTASDLLARLRNMEEKLDTLLKTAEGGRLLREGIRTAIAGPPNVGKSSLLNTLLGYDRAIVSNIAGTTRDTVEESIQLAGLALRLIDTAGVRESSDVIEQAGITRTNRALETADLVLEVADASTPRVKDFPAPVLTAPRLLILNKCDLGIHPDWKAVPGIRFSCATGEGRKELEEAIIQAFSSSLPGETGSSLVAINARHQHELGLCREHVRLASESISRQESPEFTALELREALTHLGEITGAVDTEDVLGAIFSSFCLGK, encoded by the coding sequence ATGACTGACCCGGAACGCACCATAGCCGCACAGGCCACCGCCGCAGGACAGGGGGCCATCGCCGTCATCCGCATGAGCGGTCCCGGCTGCATGGACATCCTGAAACAATGCACCCCTGCGGCTTTCACGGAACGCCTCCGGCCGCGCCGCGCGACGCTGGTCTGCATCCGGGACGCGGAAGGTGCCGCCATTGACCAGGCGCTTGTCACCTGGTTCCCCGCCCCGGCCAGTTATACGGGGGAAGATACCGCGGAAATCTCCTGCCATGGCGGCATGCTGGTGACGGACCGCCTGCTGAAACGCCTCTACCAATGCGGGGCCTCCCCAGCGGAACCGGGAGAATTTACAAAAAGGGCCTTTCTGAACGGGCGCATGGACCTGACCCAGGCGGAAGCCGTGATGGATGTGATTTCCGCCGGGAGCGACCTGGCCCTGAAAGCCGCGCAAAGCCAGCTGGACGGAGGCATCGGCGCCCAGGTGGACGAACTGAAAGACAACCTGGTTCATGTGCTGGCCCACATTGAGGCCTATATTGATTTTCCGGATGAAGACATTTCCCCGGACACCGCCTCCGATCTGCTGGCGCGCCTCCGGAACATGGAGGAAAAACTGGACACTCTCCTCAAAACTGCCGAAGGCGGACGCCTGCTGCGGGAAGGCATCCGCACGGCGATCGCCGGACCTCCCAACGTGGGAAAATCCAGCCTGCTGAATACCCTGCTGGGATATGACCGGGCCATTGTCAGCAATATTGCCGGTACCACGCGGGACACGGTGGAAGAATCCATTCAGCTGGCCGGGCTGGCCCTGCGGCTGATTGATACGGCCGGTGTCCGCGAATCTTCCGACGTCATTGAACAGGCAGGCATTACCCGCACCAACAGGGCTCTTGAAACCGCGGATCTGGTTCTGGAAGTGGCGGATGCCTCCACGCCCCGGGTCAAAGACTTCCCCGCCCCTGTTCTCACCGCGCCCCGGCTGCTTATTCTGAACAAGTGCGACCTGGGAATCCATCCGGACTGGAAGGCCGTGCCCGGCATCCGGTTTTCCTGCGCCACCGGGGAAGGAAGAAAGGAATTGGAGGAAGCCATTATCCAGGCCTTTTCCTCCTCCCTGCCCGGTGAAACGGGCAGCTCCCTGGTAGCCATCAATGCCCGGCACCAGCATGAACTGGGCCTCTGCCGGGAGCATGTCCGGCTGGCTTCGGAATCCATCTCCCGCCAGGAAAGTCCGGAATTCACAGCCCTGGAACTGAGAGAGGCCCTGACGCACCTGGGAGAAATCACCGGAGCCGTGGATACGGAGGACGTGCTGGGCGCCATTTTTTCCTCCTTCTGCCTGGGGAAATAA
- the mnmA gene encoding tRNA 2-thiouridine(34) synthase MnmA: protein MARILVGLSGGVDSSVAAALLVEQGHDVVGAYMKNWVNDEGIPGECPWEQDIQDALAVAKTTGIEFRVIDLVDEYRARIVNYLIEGYRAGYTPNPDVLCNREMKFGVFLDYALEQGFDYVATGHYARRMDTPQGAFILRGRDPNKDQSYFLSLMRPDQIARAVFPLGDLLKPEVRVLAEKYGLPTARKKDSQGICFIGQVKMSDFLRHYLPDKPGNIVDTEGRTLGTHNGLHLFTMGQRKGHGVASPREGVAYVVVGKDVRRNRLILGYEDASTRGLYASRAVVGGISNTLAPLPARVMAQPRYRAKAEWASCEYLEEGKVRLGFDTPLRALAVGQVCAFYDGGKLLGGGFFESIEP, encoded by the coding sequence GTGGCACGCATACTTGTAGGCTTATCAGGCGGAGTGGACAGCTCCGTGGCAGCGGCCCTGCTCGTGGAGCAGGGCCATGACGTAGTGGGGGCCTACATGAAAAACTGGGTGAATGACGAAGGCATTCCCGGCGAATGCCCGTGGGAACAGGACATTCAGGACGCGCTGGCCGTCGCCAAAACAACAGGTATTGAATTCCGGGTCATTGACCTGGTGGACGAATACCGCGCCCGCATCGTGAATTATCTGATTGAAGGCTACCGCGCCGGATATACGCCCAACCCGGACGTATTGTGCAACCGGGAAATGAAATTCGGCGTCTTTCTGGATTATGCCCTGGAACAGGGGTTCGACTACGTCGCCACCGGCCATTACGCCCGCAGGATGGACACGCCGCAAGGGGCTTTCATCCTGCGCGGGCGGGACCCGAACAAGGACCAATCCTACTTCCTGTCCCTGATGCGCCCGGACCAGATAGCCCGCGCCGTCTTTCCCCTTGGGGATCTGCTAAAACCGGAAGTGCGTGTTCTTGCGGAAAAATACGGCCTCCCCACGGCACGCAAGAAAGACAGCCAGGGTATCTGTTTCATCGGCCAGGTAAAAATGAGCGATTTCCTGCGCCACTACCTGCCGGACAAGCCCGGCAACATCGTGGACACGGAAGGCCGGACGCTCGGCACGCACAACGGCCTGCATCTGTTCACCATGGGCCAAAGGAAAGGGCACGGCGTCGCCTCCCCGCGGGAGGGAGTCGCCTATGTGGTGGTGGGAAAGGATGTCCGGCGCAACCGCCTGATTCTGGGATACGAAGACGCGTCCACGCGGGGATTGTACGCGTCCCGCGCCGTGGTCGGCGGCATTTCCAATACGCTCGCTCCCCTGCCGGCCCGCGTCATGGCCCAGCCCCGCTACCGGGCCAAGGCGGAATGGGCCTCCTGCGAATATCTGGAAGAAGGAAAGGTGCGCCTGGGCTTTGACACGCCCCTCCGGGCCCTGGCCGTGGGACAGGTCTGCGCCTTTTACGACGGAGGCAAGTTGCTCGGGGGCGGCTTTTTTGAATCCATAGAACCATGA
- a CDS encoding MBL fold metallo-hydrolase, which translates to MMQFCVLGSGSGGNATIVRAGETVLLVDAGFSAARLRDKMKSAGVEPDELDAILLTHEHADHMKGVHQFTRKHAVRVYATRHTAMCVQEKAPEAPWAYFEKGQSFRIGDIVITPFPTYHDAVDPVGFKFETERSSLGFISDTGQAPGCIAEYLAMVDSLVVESNYDPDMLAATPRRPWPLKQRIASAHGHLSNGQACDLLRRIAHGALKNVVLAHLSAESNSPALAESLMRDTLHDMGLASTSLFCASQDSCLPWIRVC; encoded by the coding sequence ATGATGCAGTTTTGCGTGTTGGGCAGCGGCAGCGGGGGAAATGCCACCATTGTCAGGGCGGGGGAAACCGTCCTGCTGGTGGATGCCGGGTTCAGCGCCGCCAGGCTGCGGGATAAGATGAAGTCCGCCGGAGTGGAGCCGGATGAGCTGGACGCCATTCTGCTTACCCACGAACACGCGGACCACATGAAAGGCGTGCACCAGTTCACCAGAAAGCATGCCGTGCGTGTTTACGCCACCCGCCATACGGCCATGTGCGTCCAGGAAAAAGCGCCGGAGGCTCCCTGGGCCTATTTTGAAAAGGGGCAGTCTTTCAGAATAGGGGATATCGTCATTACTCCCTTCCCCACTTACCATGACGCCGTGGACCCGGTGGGATTCAAATTTGAAACGGAGCGGTCCAGCCTGGGTTTCATTTCCGATACAGGGCAGGCTCCCGGCTGCATAGCGGAATACCTTGCCATGGTGGACAGCCTGGTGGTGGAATCAAACTATGATCCGGACATGCTGGCGGCCACTCCCAGAAGGCCCTGGCCGCTGAAGCAGCGCATCGCTTCTGCGCACGGTCATCTCTCCAATGGGCAGGCGTGCGACCTGCTGAGGCGGATTGCTCATGGAGCCTTGAAAAACGTGGTGCTGGCCCATCTGAGCGCAGAAAGCAATTCTCCGGCATTGGCAGAAAGCCTGATGCGTGATACCCTGCATGACATGGGGCTGGCTTCCACCTCCCTGTTCTGCGCCAGCCAGGACTCCTGCCTGCCGTGGATACGGGTCTGCTGA
- a CDS encoding division/cell wall cluster transcriptional repressor MraZ: MSSVSDNLFGAYTHKLDPKNRIAIPAEWRPSEGCALLLLSGRRLDLPTVKAYTREKFQQLIDKIETTPGYTEAQIDLFIGKLYANCVEAVINAQGKLLIPKQMCEHAQLSSSVRLAARRGYFELWEPSLYEEVSRRENASISDINQSYGIL, encoded by the coding sequence ATGAGCAGTGTATCAGACAACCTTTTTGGTGCATACACGCACAAGCTGGACCCCAAAAACCGGATTGCCATTCCGGCCGAATGGAGGCCCTCCGAAGGTTGCGCCCTGCTCCTGTTATCCGGCCGGCGTCTTGATTTGCCGACCGTCAAAGCCTATACGCGGGAAAAATTCCAGCAACTCATTGACAAGATAGAAACAACGCCCGGCTACACGGAAGCGCAAATCGACCTGTTCATCGGCAAATTATACGCCAACTGTGTGGAGGCTGTCATCAACGCCCAAGGCAAGCTGCTGATACCCAAACAAATGTGCGAACACGCACAGCTCAGTTCCTCCGTCCGGCTCGCCGCACGGAGAGGATATTTCGAATTGTGGGAACCCTCTCTCTACGAAGAAGTTTCCCGGCGTGAAAACGCCAGCATCTCCGACATCAACCAATCCTACGGCATTCTCTAG